Proteins co-encoded in one Jeotgalibacillus malaysiensis genomic window:
- a CDS encoding malate:quinone oxidoreductase, which yields MSNKHIKSDVILIGAGIMSATLGSLLKELAPDWNIKAFERLDSAGEESSNEWNNAGTGHSSLCELNYTNELPDGTIDVTKANKVNEEFQVSKQFWAHLVNSGLIKNPKEFIMALPHMSLVHGEKDVNFLKNRFKALSDNPLFSGMEYSDDPEKLKEWIPLIMENRQVNQPIAATKIDAGTDVNFGALTRKLFAHLAEEGVSVNYKHQVDDMTRTEDGEWELKIRDLKNDRLEYHKAKFVFIGAGGGSLHLLQKSGIPESKNVGGFPVSGLFMVCKKPEIVEKHYAKVYGKAPVGAPPMSVPHLDTRLIDGKESLFFGPFAGFSPKFLKTGSNMDLITSVKKDNLTTMVSAGLKNMPLTKYLIEQVLQSKEQRMEALREFVPNANSDDWELVVAGQRVQVIKDTKQGGKGTLQFGTEVISGANGSIAALLGASPGASTSVSVMLDVLSRCFPEEMKGWEPKIKEMIPSYGKNLLEHPDLIKEINETTSEALGLVNAGAAIAEDPIKAETTTV from the coding sequence ATGAGTAACAAACATATTAAATCAGACGTTATCTTAATTGGTGCCGGTATTATGAGTGCAACGCTTGGATCTTTGCTGAAGGAACTGGCGCCGGATTGGAATATAAAAGCTTTTGAACGGCTTGACAGTGCAGGCGAAGAGAGCTCAAATGAATGGAATAATGCAGGAACAGGCCATTCATCTTTATGTGAATTGAATTATACAAATGAATTGCCAGATGGCACGATTGATGTAACAAAAGCGAATAAGGTTAACGAGGAATTTCAGGTTTCCAAACAGTTTTGGGCGCATCTTGTTAATAGCGGCCTGATTAAAAACCCGAAGGAATTCATCATGGCACTTCCTCATATGAGTCTTGTTCATGGTGAAAAAGATGTTAATTTTTTAAAAAACCGATTTAAAGCGCTTTCAGATAATCCATTGTTTTCCGGTATGGAGTATTCGGATGATCCGGAGAAGCTGAAGGAATGGATCCCGTTAATTATGGAAAATCGCCAAGTGAACCAGCCGATCGCAGCTACAAAAATTGATGCTGGAACAGATGTGAATTTCGGCGCGCTAACACGTAAGTTATTCGCTCATTTAGCAGAAGAAGGCGTTTCAGTTAATTATAAGCATCAGGTTGACGATATGACGCGTACTGAAGATGGTGAATGGGAACTGAAAATCCGCGATCTCAAAAACGATCGTCTTGAGTATCATAAGGCGAAGTTTGTCTTTATTGGCGCAGGTGGCGGAAGTCTGCATCTGCTTCAGAAATCAGGTATTCCTGAAAGTAAAAATGTTGGCGGATTCCCGGTTAGCGGGTTGTTCATGGTGTGTAAAAAGCCTGAAATCGTTGAGAAGCACTATGCGAAAGTGTACGGGAAAGCACCGGTTGGCGCACCGCCAATGTCCGTGCCTCACCTTGATACTCGCCTGATTGACGGGAAAGAGTCGTTATTTTTTGGACCGTTTGCAGGCTTTTCACCAAAGTTTTTAAAGACAGGTTCGAATATGGACCTGATTACTTCAGTAAAAAAGGACAACCTGACAACAATGGTTTCAGCAGGCTTGAAAAATATGCCGCTGACAAAGTATTTGATTGAGCAGGTGCTGCAATCCAAGGAACAGCGTATGGAAGCGCTGCGTGAATTTGTACCGAATGCAAACAGTGACGACTGGGAGCTTGTTGTAGCCGGCCAGCGTGTGCAGGTGATTAAGGATACGAAACAGGGTGGAAAAGGGACGCTTCAGTTTGGAACGGAGGTCATCAGCGGCGCAAATGGATCAATTGCTGCACTGCTGGGCGCTTCACCGGGCGCTTCTACATCAGTATCCGTTATGCTCGATGTACTGAGCCGCTGTTTCCCTGAGGAAATGAAAGGATGGGAGCCTAAGATCAAAGAGATGATTCCTTCTTACGGAAAAAATCTGCTTGAGCATCCTGACTTAATTAAAGAAATTAACGAGACGACTTCAGAAGCGCTTGGCCTGGTAAATGCCGGTGCTGCGATTGCTGAAGATCCAATTAAAGCTGAGACAACAACTGTATGA
- a CDS encoding iron ABC transporter membrane protein, with protein MKQWTFRLFNDRVSIQLSSRWLIVTGVWLLAVMMVFLLSLSSGSNWIPLTEVFMQITGQIDQHSFVIETLRLPRALMAILVGAALGVAGLILQSLVRNPLAAPDIIGITSGASLGAVTFISFGAGIISLQYLPLAAIAGGLLAALLIYLISWNKGVTPIRLVLIGVGLSAIMKACVTFMLVMSDTATTTQAYIWLTGSIYAASWSEVTSMIWWLLIPIPFLIVFGRGLNVTELGEDFSVNVGIRVQLQQFIFLMCSVMLAGTAAAYAGGIEFVGLMAPHIARRLVHRSFPGLAVLTALIGAFLVLIADLVARTVFLPLDIPAGVFTAAIGAPFFLYLLFRYRNQ; from the coding sequence ATGAAACAGTGGACATTCCGTTTATTTAACGATCGTGTATCCATCCAGCTTTCGTCGCGCTGGCTTATTGTGACAGGTGTCTGGCTGCTTGCAGTCATGATGGTTTTTTTACTGAGCCTCTCATCAGGAAGTAATTGGATTCCACTGACTGAAGTATTTATGCAGATCACAGGTCAGATTGATCAGCATTCATTTGTTATAGAAACACTCCGTTTGCCGCGGGCACTGATGGCGATTTTAGTCGGAGCGGCACTTGGTGTAGCTGGTCTGATCCTGCAGAGTCTGGTGAGAAATCCGCTTGCTGCACCTGATATTATCGGGATTACAAGTGGTGCCTCTCTGGGTGCGGTTACTTTCATTTCATTTGGTGCAGGGATCATCAGTCTGCAATATTTACCTCTTGCAGCAATTGCGGGTGGCTTACTTGCGGCTCTGCTGATTTATCTGATTTCCTGGAATAAAGGGGTAACGCCGATCAGGCTTGTGCTGATCGGCGTCGGGCTCTCTGCCATTATGAAGGCGTGTGTGACGTTCATGCTGGTAATGAGTGATACAGCTACCACTACCCAGGCCTATATATGGCTGACTGGCAGTATTTATGCTGCCTCATGGAGTGAAGTTACTTCAATGATCTGGTGGCTGCTCATCCCGATTCCGTTTTTAATCGTATTTGGCAGAGGGTTGAATGTGACAGAGCTTGGTGAGGATTTTTCAGTCAATGTAGGTATCCGCGTACAGCTCCAGCAGTTTATCTTTCTGATGTGCAGTGTGATGCTTGCAGGAACTGCAGCCGCTTATGCGGGAGGAATCGAGTTTGTGGGACTGATGGCACCTCATATCGCAAGACGCCTCGTTCATCGATCATTCCCGGGACTGGCTGTACTGACGGCGCTCATTGGTGCATTTCTCGTGCTCATTGCAGACCTTGTGGCGCGAACTGTGTTCCTGCCGCTTGATATTCCGGCAGGCGTGTTTACTGCAGCAATCGGCGCACCATTTTTCCTCTATCTGCTGTTTCGCTATCGGAATCAATAA